From Pleurodeles waltl isolate 20211129_DDA chromosome 1_1, aPleWal1.hap1.20221129, whole genome shotgun sequence, a single genomic window includes:
- the LOC138251940 gene encoding programmed cell death protein 4-like — translation MGSGDEELEEEIIDGEVNPNWTPQEKELHEARIKAKAKRRLRRTSSRDSTRESLSETGEPIETDQLSPKGKTHDRKSRMGKGRGLPKKGGAGGKGVWGAPGVVYGYQEPDAHDPNYDESAQGDTVYQKVVPELDEGDLEKNVHPMVQEYFEHGDTSEVIALLKELNLGRRRYEFSSLAVSISLEGKASHRELTSRLLSDLVGKIMDPEDIAQSFDKILKDLPDLILDTPEAPQMLGQFIARAIADHALPLNFLDRYKGQVGCEHARAALDRAAVLLRIKREIIRLDNVWGVGGGQRPVKHLIREMNLLLKEYLTTGQVAEAQHCLRELEVPHFHHELVYEALLMVLESNGEAPVVMIVKLLKGLWETGLVTLDQMNRGFQRVYDELPDINLDVPLAHNIMENLVDLCFEEAVITKHLRDACPSRGRKRFVSEGDGGRIKQ, via the exons ATGGGATCTGGAGATGAGGAATTGGAGGAGGAGATCATTGATGGAGAAGTGAACCCAAACTGGACCCCGCAGGAGAAGGAGCTGCACGAAGCTCGCATCAAGGCGAAGGCAAAGCGTCGCCTTAGGAGGACGTCCTCTCGCGACTCCACACGGGAGTCGCTATCGGAGACCGGTGAACCTATTGAGACCGACCAGCTTAGCCCCAAAGGAAAGACCCATGACCGGAAGTCGCGCATGGGAAAGGGACGGGGACTCCCCAAAAAAG GTGGTGCTGGAGGGAAGGGTGTCTGGGGTGCCCCCGGAGTGGTCTATGGCTACCAAGAGCCGGATGCCCATGACCCCAACTATGATGAGTCTGCCCAG GGTGACACGGTGTACCAGAAGGTGGTGCCAGAGCTGGACGAAGGCGACCTGGAGAAAAATGTGCACCCCATGGTGCAGGAGTACTTTGAGCATGGCGACACCAGCGAAGTCATA GCCTTGTTGAAAGAGCTGAATCTGGGTAGGAGAAGGTACGAGTTTTCTTCTCTGGCTGTCTCCATCTCCTTGGAAGGAAAGGCCAGTCACCGAGAACTCACATCTCGGCTCCTCTCCGATCTGGTGGGCAAGATCATGGACCCAGAGGATATCGCTCAGTCCTTTGATAAAATATTGAAGGATCTCCCTGACCTTATTTTGGACACTCCGGAGGCCCCACAG ATGTTGGGGCAGTTCATAGCCAGGGCAATTGCTGACCATGCTCTTCCGCTCAACTTCCTGGATCGCTATAAGGGCCAGGTGGGCTGCGAACATGCACG GGCCGCTCTAGACCGAGCTGCTGTCCTTCTCCGTATCAAACGGGAAATCATCCGCCTGGACAACGTCTGGGGCGTGGGCGGTGGCCAGAGACCTGTGAAGCATCTCATCAGAGAG ATGAATCTTCTTCTGAAGGAGTACCTGACCACAGGACAGGTCGCGGAGGCACAGCACTGCCTCCGCGAGTTGGAGGTCCCACACTTCCATCATGAGCTGGTCTACGAG GCTCTGTTGATGGTGCTGGAGTCCAACGGAGAGGCCCCGGTTGTGATGATAGTGAAGCTGCTGAAGGGTCTTTGGGAGACCGGCCTTGTGACCTTGGACCAGATGAACCGG GGCTTCCAGCGAGTGTATGACGAGTTACCGGACATCAATCTTGACGTGCCTCTCGCACACAACATCATGGAGAACTTGGTGGATCTCTGCTTCGAGGAGGCCGTCATCACCAAGCATCTGAGGGATGCCTGCCCTTCAAG